A segment of the Strix uralensis isolate ZFMK-TIS-50842 chromosome 23, bStrUra1, whole genome shotgun sequence genome:
taaCAAAATCAGCATAGACAGAAGCTTTAAATCCTGCAGGCCAAACCCCAACAACTTACACATCCAAATATAGTCCTTCACATCCAAAAGGTACATGCCCTTCCTTGTGAGATGCAATTAGAAAGGAAGTCACACCCCCTGCAGTGGGCAATGTAGAGCGAggaaaaacccaccacaaaacaggATGAATGGCCACTACATGACCATTTTCACTGCGCCCACAACCTCAACACCTATGTACAATCAGaaaaatctaatgaatatgttaAAAGTCTATTTTCTAGAAATTACCAACcacaaaagcaaacacacactCGAAACAGTTCTTTGCagcatatttttcagttttatttataaaaacagaagctCCTTTAAAGTATACAGTTAAAATCACAACTGTAAATTCAAGCACAGCTGAATATCATTTCAATATAATATCCTTATCAACTGATGTAAAAATTAATTCGGTTGTGATTTAAAAGTCAATTCAGCTGGAAGATAAACTTACCAATACATTACTCATTCAGCGAATATTTATCGCACACTGTAAAAATCCACAAGGGTCCCTCCTGTTCATAGCAATGCCATGAAAATATCTGCACAttaactcatttttaaaaacataattctaTATTTATgaatacaacaacaaaaattgCCAGCGAAATCCACCATGGGTTTCCAAACTGCTGACGCCCCCACAGGGGGTAGTAACTGCATCACTACTGTACTTGCTTGTTTTCCCTTTGATCACCAAAAAAGTGACCTTCCAAGCAGCTCTAAACTGTCTGCTACATTTTAATTATGCCAGGCAAAACAAAGTCACATAAACAAAACAGCACGTGCAAATCTGGCTGCAATATTTACTCCATTGGTCTTTCAGATCACAACTGGATCTCACTCCAACGACTCCAGCAAACTACAAAGACTGAAAATTAATGTACGCTGAAGTAAAAACTACCAGTTCCTGAAAACTTACAGAATCTAGGTCCTTCCCAAAAGGCTTGATAAGGCATTTGATTGCAAGATGTTGTGGTTCTAGTGGGGTAAAGCGTAGCTTGGGAAACTGTTTTTTGTCCTAAACTTGGTCTTACAGCCAAGGCTGTTTGCGTTTTTGGGCAAATAATTTAGCTTCACCGTCACACAGAGCACTGATCCACCTCTTCATTCCCCCATACCATAATTTTTTCCATAACCCAGGACTAGTGTAGCCCCACACAAGGACTCTTGCACCTAAGATTTAGCCAGGATTATAAACTTTGAATTCAAACTCCTAGGCACATGTACCTTCAATTACATATGGTCAGAGGGTACGGTGTTCACAACACTACAAAAACTGTCTAGGATTTCTGTTGCCTTATGATCCCACTGGGCACAAATTCATAGTAGTAGGTGGTACAAGAAGGGTTAACATCTCCGAACAAGAAACACATTTACCTAGATCAAGTTTCTACGTCAGAATCTTGACCACTTGCAGCAAAGACAGCACAGGATACAGTGAGTGAAGATCCCCAACTTATACTCCTGGATCTGCTATGAACTGGGGGTATGCATCTGTGCAAGTCCTTTGTGTCTCTGCCTCTTTTTATACAACTGGGATAATGATAGTCACCTTTCTGACATGTTTCCAGACCTACGGATGAAAGGCATTATTCAAGCGTTAGGTACGTATTACCATTCTAAACTAAGTTTTAGAAAATGGATGACATGTATGTCTGCTAAAACATGGCAAACCACCTCATTTTCAAGCTCAGGAAATCACCAGTGGAAATAACATACATCAAGAGAGTTGATTATTTAAACTTTCCTTCTGGCTTGCACTTTCAAACTATTTTGAAGGAGACAGCCGTCCTTACCTGGAGTATTCAAATTAATCTAGTTCTCTAAGTCTCAAAATACATTAAAGCAGTCATTTTAATTTAAGCACAGCTAACTAGAATGGATTCTACTGCATCAGCCTAATTTGACATTTAAGTTATTTAAGAAGCTTCCCAATTAAGAAAAGAACCTATACACAAAGCATCTTATTACATGTTTTAGAGCAAATATTTTAGGCAGTGTGGTTATAAAGCAGAGTACCATAATTGTAAGTGCTAGAAAAAGACTAGGAAAGGTATAAGATATTGCCCACATTTTCCTACTTGAGTACATAACTTGCTGTATGTAAACACCTATCAAAGtcttttattttaagaagtgtttCAAGTTCGAACACAAAAAGTACTGAGGATGTGTGGACCTCTGCTGATTTGCAACACAAGAAAAAACTGaaagacaaataaagaaatgcagcttaagaataaataaaagcaataggTATAAACAGAGGAGGCAAGcatactatataaaaaaaaaaaaaaaaagaacactgcCTGAGTCAAATTAGCCCTGAAAActtaaaattctgtaaaaatatctttccttgAAAAAAGCTGTAATGACAAAGATTgtcactgaatttattttaaaaagtaacaaaaatctttagataaatacagtttttcttcaGTGATCTGCAGATCACAGTATTTTTAACTTAACAACTTGAAGCTTACTAGTAAATGAAACTGAAGAGTAAAAATCTTTCACTCAGCAGAAGAGTTACACAGAATAAAAGGGTGAATAACGTGTTACATTCTAAAACTCTGTGGAGAAGGCTAAGGTGATTAATAACACAAGGAAAAATCTGCTTCCATCCAGCTTTTGATAAACTAAAGGGAAATCAGACAAAATCTGCTAGGTTTTAGTGAAGCGTGTCCTGTTTGAAGAGCACTTGGAGACATTCTGTTTTAAGCTAGGAGTATTAACACGAGAACAAGTCCTTTTACATACTGAAAGAGAAAGTAGTTACCACTTTCTGAACAACAAACTCACACTATGCACAAACTCACTTTTCATCCATGGATTTCAACATGACAGAGACTCCTTTATAAAGAAAGCGGTTAAAACTTATACAGGAAGTCAACAGTGATAAGAAATAATGAGTATGTGGTTTGATGTTCAAGTTCGGCTCCACAACATGTGACTtttcaagaaagcagaagaaatgaagCATAATGAAACAATCTTTTTGTTTTTGGCATcaccacaacaaaaacaacacaCGGAAACGGCTTAAAATTTCCTATTTGCCATGTCTGGATTCAACTTTAACTACTCTAACACAACACTGAACAAAGACACAAACGCACCCGCCAGAGCGCTAGCTATATCAGATAAAAGATTGCATGTAGCTACCTGAATTGATAACTAGGCTACAGTGCCTTGATAAAGAAGGTTTTTCAGGTCTTTTATTAAAAAGCAGATCCTGTATAAGGAAATAACTCCTGAATTGTTACATCTATGTTTTTgattgctatttttaatttaatctccAGTGGATTAGCAAACCAGTTACCCTCAATTAATTTTAACCACCTGTCTTGAGaaacacagctgtaaaagcaAAAGCTATAAACCAATTTGGTTCCAAAACACTTATGAAAAGCATCAGGAATAGCTTTGCTTCTTTtcacttcagtttatttttttgatgGGCACAAGCTGGTGAAAGGCATTTTGATGTAGAATAATTTGTCCAGTTTTCAGCTGCTCATTAAAAAGCCTTTTGGATTCTCAAACCAGCTACAGTGATTTCAGAGCCTCAGAGTATTAGGATCTTCAGTTTAGACCTTTAAatattgaacaaaaaaaaatgaagagcactCTGTTGTAGCTTGGTTTCAACGTTGGCTTCAACCACCTTACTTGGAGAGTAAACACGCTCAGATCTGTTCGGTCCATCACTGTAGGTTCTCAACCACGGCATCTTTTCAGACTCTCCaagttcaaacaaacaaacaaacaaaacccaaatccaaaAAACCTTTGTATTTTGCTCATCATTGAGCAATCAAAAGTTAGAAACATAACCCATTCTGCGTCAAGTCTGTGAAGTCAGGAAGGGAAAGAGCCTCCCAGCGAAAAATTGTCTTCAAAGTCATGCCAGGAGTGGAGGGCTAATGGAGGAGGGTTTAATCTCACATGTGCAACTGCTCATGTTGGGAAGAGACAGACAGATTCACCACTAGTATGTAGCAAagccagagaaagagagaatggGAATTACACCAAGCAGTTTTACTGACACATGTGCCGATGTCTTCAGCGTTGCAGGAACAGAGGcgattttcccttcttttccataTCGTCATCAGCCATTGCAGCCTCACAACTTGCTTCCCTGATGTCACATGTAACACAGCCCTTTAAAAAGGAACAAGAACatagtaatttctcttttttatattTCAGAGAGTCAAATCCCGATAGCATGATCTATTGCAATCTCTTGAAACCTCTCACCCATGGGCTGAAATTTCTCTAAAAGCAGAGATTATACAGATatcttattttcagaagcagGTACTTGCACTTCCAACTTATCTTGTCTCAGAAATGAATTCTTTGGTTAGTGGAACATACAGCTTTAGCTTTGAGATAAAAAGGCATGTGACTTCCTTGAATGTGAAGGCTTTATCTTTCAGCTTTATAAGCAAACTGCTCATTAAGGATTTGGGCTGCAGACTGAACAGCGACAATACCAACCAACAAAAAAGGCTGAAATGCCCAAGAGTATTGACAGACCAGATATTTTCTTGTTCTTGAGAAGTAgtatgatattaaaataaaatattaaaatagaaatcaTGCCTTTCTTTCTACTGTCAGAAGCCTGGCTGCATTCGCAAAATGACAATCTCTACTGGAAACATGACCTACAGGTTAGGAGCAGTTTTAGCACCTCAGATAgtaaatatttatgtttgcaTACCAATACATATCGTAACATTTGAGATGATGCAAACATTCAACAGAATTTTCTGCAAGACCACTGGGTGCCATTTTGCTATCCGAATCAAACACATTGTCCTAACCACAACAGGACACACAAGATTTTTATCAAGGTATTAGGAAAACAAAGACTAATTTTCTGGTCTTATTTCAGGGGCAACATAGATTTCTCAATTTTCCTGCTCTAAGAATAAGTACCGCAGCTCAGAATGCCACATTCTGAAAATCCTAGCACACAGAGCACGCAGTGCTATAACAGACGTAAGATTTTTCTGCTGCACGAGTACGTGAATGTAGCCCACTCTGCCTTGAAATTTTCTGTACAGCTCGGCCTTGGAGCTCTAGATCTTTGTGGGACTAGTTCTGGcttgctcttttcttttccatAGCACCTGGGAGCACTTTGAACTTTGAACTCAGCATACTAACACATACTAACAGAAATCAGAAGTAGTTTATCAGAGTACCCAAGAGTTATACCAGATAAAATAGTCAGGCATGATACCAAAATTCTTAAGAAATGAATCCACCTACAAAAAACAAACtatctttgtttttttcactgtatgtCTGAACCTTCTCTGATTATGAGCATTTTTCAGCTTGCTGAACACACTTGCTCTAATCTTCACTAACATCCCAGTGTTACACGCTCTTCCATCATAGCAACAATCAACTTCAGGAGAAATAGAGCAAAAGACCCACTACCAACAGAAAAAACATCACTAGGCATGGACCCTATGTGCAAGCATGACACTATTCCCATTCATCCAACAGTGTGACTGAAGGAACTTTGCTACAGGTGGCTCCTACAAAGAATTTGCATACGTTGCAAAAAAATACAACGGAAGGACCTGTATTTTGGCATTTGTCATCTGCTAGTGCACTCGAGCTCATTTCCTTCTTGTATCTACAAGCAGCAACCAGCAGTGCCCTCAGCACCGTAGGATGGTGCCGGTTAGACACGGCACGGCCCCGGCCAGCCAAGGGGTGAACAAGCTGCTGATGCCTTTCACAGCTCCTTACTTGGGTACCGATTTGCAGCGGGACGGTCTGGGTCCGGATCCATGCGTGcacctctgccagctccttctTCTGCCCATCCGTAAACCAAGGCTGCTGCTTTCGCATGAGTGCCAGCTTCTCCAGATCCTCCTTTAAAACCTCCTCTTTAATTCTGCAGGTAACAAGACACCTGTGAACAGAGCTGTACTGAATGAAGCCAGGCAGGTGCTGATTACAGCCACGCTGGAGAGCCTCGTCACCAGTATCTACGGCTGAAGTCTAGACAGCACCAGCCACTGGAGAGTAATTACGCTCAGTTACACCTTATTTGCCTTGTAAGGCTGCTTTCAGTAGTGGTCTAACTGtcaggggttttgttgttgtttttgttgaggttttttggGTGTTcagtgtagggttttttgttttattgttttgtgtttgttttgttttaaatgtggaaTCTCACTACAAATTACATATTTGCTAATTACAAGCAACTTGCAAATAACACAGGAGTATTTTTACCCCTTTATGCATTCAAAGTACAGGACAATAACCAATCCCTTTAACACTTCAGCAAAAAGGTTACATGTTACCATATTTTAACTGATGGGGGaaatagtgaggaaaaaaaaagacaaaaggaaataaCCAGGGCCTAAAATGCACAAACACTAAACTAATACACCTCCTTGGAGTTTCACTGGTACGTGCACTATTTCCACAGTCTCGTTTTTAATTCTACAGTTCTATGCACAATTCCAAACTACATGTCAGAAATTGTTGATGTTTTCCAACCTGTTTGGCATTTGGTAAGTCATTAGAACTTGCTCAGATGTGTGATCCATCATCACCCAGGCTGACTCATGTTTGGATTTATGAGCTgtccctttttcttctgcttcctgaTTCTTCTCTTCTTTGGAAGCTTCAGAAGAATCATTACTGGCAAAATACTTGCTGCTTTTCCCACTACCTGCTGAGAAttaccataaaagaaaaaatgaatgcagATGCCTGAGAAAATCCTAGTCGTTCAGCAAAAAGAGAACACCAGTGTATTCTTGCAAGCTAGTTCTGCAATACAAACACAGCTCTCCAAGGTGACTGCTCTAGCAAGTGACTACTCCCTATTGAGAATTCAAAGATAAAGTTCATTATATTAAGTTACTCAAGAGCTCCAAAGCTCTGTTCACTCTTCTCACAATTATTTGGCTCAAattctttgcttctgtttcaaGAGGCCCTGCTCTAGGCAGATTTACCTTTACCCAAATAAGATGCAAGCCAGTACCTAATGCGGAGAAAAGTGATAATGAGCAAAATAAAAGAGTAACTTACGGATTAAAGGAATAGCTTCTTAGATTCCCATTTCCAATTACAGTGACTGAAACAAACTTGGCTTCAAACACCAAAAGCTGGTGAGAAGTAAAGACTATACAGATCCTCTTCCTGGGATTTCCTATGCCCGTTAGGGTATCTTGTTATGAACTACCAACACGTTAGCAAGCCATCTAGCACCAAGCACCAAACCTCCAGGTCTTGAACTTCCCTACCTGTGCCGCAATCAGAAGTCTCACTGGAGCCAGAGCCTAAAGACCCAGATAAAGCTGATCCACTGCCTGGTGCTGCTGAGCCTGTACCTGACCGGGAGTCCTTGTACAGCGAGCGGTCGGCAAATTCACTAGAAGCACAATGGTTAGCACTGTTACCACTATCTTCTGGATCATTGTCCTggagacaaaaatcaaaacaaacacatCCATGGAAGTTACACTTACAATTGAAAAAGGAAGTTCATGCATTTACTGAATTTGTCACATATTGACTAAGTTCTCAATTCAATAGGTTTGGAGTTTCTAGCTCTGAAGATGAACGGCGGTCTAGAACTCACGGTAACGCTCTTCATGGGTGACATCAACAAGCACCTGGACTCATTTACTAGTTTCTGCTGTAGATCCTTCCCCACTGTATCAAGATATTGCACCATTGCAGTAAGTTAATACTTTCTGCTGGCAAGAGAGGAGTCAGTTCCCTTCACGTCCTGTTAGATGCATGAAGCAGTCACACACGTCCAGCCATGGGCACTACAGGGACAACGAGCGACTCTTCCCTGATTCAGTGTGTGGAGCTCACTGCCTCGGCCGCTCAGACACACCAACTCCCCTTCCATGACCCTACCCTGCAGTTTCAGCTGATCCAGCCTTCCCAGCCCAATCTGGATTCAGGagccaacatttttttccttgcctgcAGAGCTCAGATTCCTGCCTCTGAGTTTACCACGGAAGTTGGGAGAGGTCTTTCTATGCCCATGTATGGAAACCGACCCACACGGATCCCTGTTCTTCATTCATTAGCTGCATCCCTGGGAGACAGAGGCAGTAATTAGAAGCATATCTTCCCTTTGTTTTGATTCTCCAGAGACTGTGGGACTGGGTGAAAAAGGATGTGAATTGTGCAGCACTAACCAAGTTCCACATGCATAAAAGCCCCAAACACAAAATTCTGGCCAACAATTTAATTGAAAAGGCTGCTGCCAAAATGCTGAACAAAAGTGGCTTGTGGCAGCCTAGACCCGATCTCACATTTCTGACATTTGCTGGGTGCCAACACTGTATGGTTACAAGTTCCCACGGGCGCATGCATAAACAGCTTTTTCCACCTCTTGTGCTATTTGTGCCCTGCAGTCTACATAGCACAGCCACCAGAAAAAGCAGCTAACAAACTCTGGTGACCCTGAAACACCCATCAGCATCACTGGTCTGGGTGACTGCACACCGTGAAAGTCAGAGTTCCTCCTCTACATTAAAAATTCATGTTACTTACATGTTCAGCTTCTGCACGTGCTTTAACATCAGTACTAATGGAAAGCTCCATTGGTTTTGGCAGCTCTTCCTGAAGCAAATTCAGCTGAAGTGGGGAGCTGCTCCGCGAGCTACTcggcagcagggctgggccaTGCTGGCCCTCTCGCTGGTCCACGGATGCGGCTGCAGAGGCTGGAAAGGGCTGACCCACAGTGTGCGGTGCTACTGGTGAtggagcaggggcaggggctggaaCTGGAGGTAGCGTCGTGCATGGGTACGAAGAGGGGGCATAAACATACTGGGGGCTAGGAAGAAAGACATACTGAGGCATCTGAGCATACATGGGGAAACTCTGAAAAAATACAGCCATAAACGTGCCTATGTTTGGGGGATAAAGTGCTGGGCAGGACTGTGCTTCACAGCACAGTTGCGACGATGACATGGACTCAGGTTTTAATGAGTGAAGGGCAAGCTCCTCTCCTACAGAAGAGGCTGGAAAACTTGATAGTGGATCCGAATGGACAGGAAATCCCACAGGGGGAAGGACGTTCATACTGGAGGAGCTCAGATAGGACACTTCTGAGGGAGAGAATGactgtttctgcatttttctcttctcGCATGGAAGACTATTTCTATTTTTACTAGAAGAGTGGCTATCTGAGGACTGTCTCTGAGGCTTCTGACGCTTGAATTTTCCACGTTTGCCTTTTTTACAGCTAGCTGGGCTCATCTGCTTTGAAGGGGAATCTCctaaggaggaagaaaaacacacaGTCACTGAAATGacagactgaggggaaaaaaaaaaaaggagagaaaacagaaaaacatccaGATAATTGAGTGTGGCTTATTCAAAGAGCTGGCTTTTCTCTGGATAATTCTTTCATACACTACAGTGATGGATTTGCTGACATATCTAGAATATTCTCCTTCATGTCATCAATTTTCTTATCGATCATTTTGGCTTATCCCAGTCAGAGCTTTTACATTCCCTCAAAGGGAGGCAATAAACTACTTGGGATTTGCAGGGTTTATTGCAATAATTATCTGCTTTGTGAAAAGTCTGAGAGCGCAACATCCAAGACGGGACAGACCACTGTGTGGGCAATGCTGTTGTCAAGCCATGGCATTTCAAAGGGACTATTCTGTTTGTAGCCATAGTAAGATATTTGTTAAATCACACAAATGAGAACCTGAATCCACTGCTAGGTTGGTCTTTGCAGGTCATCTAATAAGTCTTTATTTCTCAAAGCTGCTGCCTACCTTGGCCACAGGAATGTCCATTGTTACTTCTGCTCCCCTGTTGAAGGTAAGTCCTAAATGGAGAGAGCAAGATCCTCTGACGAAACTTGTCAACATAGTTCTGCTCCTCCTTTTGAGTGTGGGCTGACAACGTCTCTTTTGTTAGCCCAACTGGCTTTAAGTCCTCAGGCACCACAGTGAGACACTGAGTATTCACAGGAGGCAGCTCAATTTGTTCACTTCCAGCGGTAGTATCCTCCATTGTAGTCACTTCtttgaagagggaagaaaatacatcACTCACTCTTTGCTCTGGCCTTCTGGTGTCAACTCCCACAACACCCAGAGGGTCACACAGAAAACAACCTTGTCTGAGCTACTGAGCAGATACAGGCTGcagaggtggggggagaaaaCACCCTTTACACTCAAATATAGTTACATTAACATCAACTGAGCAAATTACTTTTCATGGTCTGTAAAAGTTCAAATTCACTTTGAAGTTACAGAGGtgcttctttcttattttcttagtACAATAGCAGTTAAATACTTGTTTTTATGCTTCTTTCTGCATTAAAATGAAGTAACACTGGCCCATtagtcatttttattttaatcctcaATGGCCAAAAAAAGCACATTGTTGTGTTTGAGATATACatatgatgaagttaaaagggaaaggaaacagtGCATTCTCTTAAAACTAGGtttcattaaaatactgtaaaaatttCCAGGCTCAAGTTTTCTTCACAGTTCTTAATTATATTCCAGAGTTCATATTCATGAGAACGTATCTCAAACGGACAAAACGTTCTCATGGTGTAGTTCAGTCTGGAAACATTgtgtaaatttaaaaatcagcGAGTCAAGTCAGTGTTTTGCGCGTGAGAACGGTACCTGATTCAGGGTGTGGGACATGCACTATAGTGCTGCTGTAACTGCACTGGCTGGTGACAGACACCACGCTCGGAGCCTTGCTGGACAGGGCCAGCTCTGCCAGGGGAGCTCCCACCACGCCTGCAGTGGTCCGGGCTGGCAGCGTCTCTTCCCGATCAGCAGATACTGGAGTGTGGGAATTAACTGCTGAAACCACAGCGGTATCTATTGGTAAATGACAAAGTTTCTATGTGGGATTTCGTTCCAAGCACTATGCTCCCAATTCATCAAGCCTGACTGGTTCAGAAACAAGCAGTACCTATGCAGACTATTAAATAAGTCTTATATACAGATAAATGTAACATTCACATGCCAGTGTGATGTCAGCACTTACTAAATATAGCACAAAATGAGTGAGCAAGAGAAGGTTCatttaacaacaacaaacaaTAGTTCTTTGGATGCATTCTACATTCAGAGACTTAATACTGTACCTTATGCTTAACTGTGAGATCTAGGcaatgtaagaaaatatttaccaCATAACCAAACTATCTGTGCTGTTAGAGTGACAGCAATTTAAGAAGTTAACATAAGCCCTGGAACATAGCACAGTGGCATATGAAGAATAAATCAGTTGCTGCGATTCGACTACGACTGTCAGTGAACGTTGTGTTACCTTCCAACGCCTCAACTTCCTGCTGACTTTGCTGGACTTGCTTGTCATCTTCTGAAGATGACGATGATGTATTTGCAGAAGatttacatttccttttcaatGCTGGAATACTGCAGCTctctaaatatctgaaataaaagcatatCACAGGAAGCTCTCCCTACGTTGTGTTTTTTCTCCACTTGGAGAGACAAACACTTCAATGATCCAAACTGGAGATCCAGGAGTTGTTAACTAGTATTTTAAATTCACTGCAGGAAGCTCTGGACACATATCTGCTTTCCAAggagtattttaaataaaatctatcaattactctttaaaaaaaaggaaaaaagaaaaaaaaaaaagaaaaaagattatgttATCCACTGGTTAAAAAATACCAACGTTTTATAAATTTTATCAACTTTCTGTTTTATACAGATGTTCTTGAAATGTATATTGAGAAGACATTGACATATTACGCCCATGGAAATTCTCTTAAACCCCTATTGCACCAATGGTGGAACTAGCAGTAGACAAACGTCAATAGTTGCAAACAGAATCTTGGGCCCTAAATTCTTCATTATTGTGTAATTCAGATTAGCTGAGCGTTGGGATGAATTGCCCAGAGAGGCAGAAAACTTTACAAACAATCCCAAATTTATCTCACAACTCAAAACCCAGACAGTTTAGACCAATGCAAACTGCTTGGATATTTGCATTCCACCAATTAATCTTAAACTTGTACCACTAAAAATCACTTCATAGTTTATTACCTGATGATACTATCAACACAATTGATCTGCTGATAGGAAGGAACATGCGGAGTCTTCTTTGAATCATCATAAAATGCATTGCTTGGTTCTTCTGTGCTGTTGCTTCTCAAtgtctgaagaaaacaggaaGCAGTGGGCCTCTTCCctagaaaagaagaaatcctcAAAGACTTCACTCAAAGGTATCTAACCATTACCCCCACCAAGACACACATATATGCACTGGGATACATATATATTATACAGGGATATATGGCCTATGACAGCACAGCTCCCATTACTAAGTTATTCTGCATTTTCATCCCAATTCACATGCTctgaggcagggcagggagaagggaaaagaatgcctaaaaagaaaaaaaaacccacacaacaccTTAAACATTGACTCAGAACAACTAGTAAACACAATGAaaacagcatagaaaaaaaatattgtatttaaattGTAAACAAAGCTGCAATTAACACTACTCTTCTCTCAACTTACAGATCACAGAAGCCAACCTGTTATTTAACAGCCATTTACAAGTTTTTATAGCATAGATACACTGGTCAGAGCAGCATCAACATTCACAGTGTGGTCCTCTCATCAACAAGACTAGGAGTTAATTATAACTTTCGCAGAGAGTATCACAGTGCAAAATGTTTTAATACAGATTCCTATGATATTTGAGGAAGCATCCAGTTTTCTCTATCTATTTGTGCTGGGTACTAACTGCAAATAATGTGCGTTAGCATAATATTAAGTTATACTATCAATAACTAAACCACTACTTTAGTGGGAAGTGGGGCAGCGTTTTCCAACCTGCAGATTGTTTCTGAGTCTACATAAAGTAGCTAAGGGAAGCTTCCATAGTACTTATACTTGCTACAAGCAAGTCTGTGTTCTCactagaaaatgttaaaataaaaagtctaTTAACCTACAAAGAGACAGATAAGTTTCTCCATATTTCAAGGAACAGTTAAAAAGTTATTGTATCTGCTGAGGGCTTTTTAGGGGTGGGCtttagtttttttggtttggttgggttttgattgggttttggttgattttttttttaacaaaacaaaacaaagcacttcccACATTTAAGCCACGCTAAAGTGCTACCTTAAGCTCTTCAGCGTCAGAACACCAGCTGCCAGCCTCATGGCTGTGGATCTACAGGAGCTCGCGTTACCTTAATGATCATTAACGCTAACTTACCTCCCAGAATTTCTGAGCCCACAGCTTGTTCATGCCCATTCTGTGGCTTGCTCCTTGATGCAATATACAGCTGCTGTCCCAGATTCTTTATTCGGTTGACATCTGCACAAACTTGTTGCAATGTCATCTTGAGATACGTGAAAATGTGAAGtcagaataaaattaatgaaaagaggCCATAGGAGACCGTTAAGATGG
Coding sequences within it:
- the PER3 gene encoding period circadian protein homolog 3 isoform X2 produces the protein MDVGEGRGGSAEQGAGWSPAAGAEREAAAFGPADPGRQEGERRGAAGSRCTMWTGTRSSGKRFDGPNSPRSGFCSRESRGCSAGSFVRQSGADSEQLNGSQSHRDLMRMIQEMKRCLPEEKKSSSKPSTISALNYALQCVQQVQANNDFFQALNDRRVFQPDVMTYSIEELVAVASEHTPKNTDTFVAVFSLLSGHIVHISEQAASILNCKKKVLDSSRFVELLVPQDVSVFYTHTDQSHLPLWNVESQTASLYEYAQVKSFFCRIRGGKDQEQETRCYPFRITPYLVHVCTSVHVDAECCCLALAEKIHSGYEAPRIPMDKRIFTTTHTPGCVFLDIDDRAVPLLGYLPQDLIGTSMLMYLHPEDRPLMIAVHRKILKFAGQPPFEHLPIRFCTQNGDYVILDTSWSSFVNPWSRKVVFIIGRHKVRTSPLNEDVFAARSKETSSVEKEIRELQGQIYKLLLQPVHSNVSSGYGSLGSNGSYEHYISIASSSDSNGNCAEEVQEPMTLQQVCADVNRIKNLGQQLYIASRSKPQNGHEQAVGSEILGGKRPTASCFLQTLRSNSTEEPSNAFYDDSKKTPHVPSYQQINCVDSIIRYLESCSIPALKRKCKSSANTSSSSSEDDKQVQQSQQEVEALEDTAVVSAVNSHTPVSADREETLPARTTAGVVGAPLAELALSSKAPSVVSVTSQCSYSSTIVHVPHPESEVTTMEDTTAGSEQIELPPVNTQCLTVVPEDLKPVGLTKETLSAHTQKEEQNYVDKFRQRILLSPFRTYLQQGSRSNNGHSCGQGDSPSKQMSPASCKKGKRGKFKRQKPQRQSSDSHSSSKNRNSLPCEKRKMQKQSFSPSEVSYLSSSSMNVLPPVGFPVHSDPLSSFPASSVGEELALHSLKPESMSSSQLCCEAQSCPALYPPNIGTFMAVFFQSFPMYAQMPQYVFLPSPQYVYAPSSYPCTTLPPVPAPAPAPSPVAPHTVGQPFPASAAASVDQREGQHGPALLPSSSRSSSPLQLNLLQEELPKPMELSISTDVKARAEAEHDNDPEDSGNSANHCASSEFADRSLYKDSRSGTGSAAPGSGSALSGSLGSGSSETSDCGTGSGKSSKYFASNDSSEASKEEKNQEAEEKGTAHKSKHESAWVMMDHTSEQVLMTYQMPNRIKEEVLKEDLEKLALMRKQQPWFTDGQKKELAEVHAWIRTQTVPLQIGTQGCVTCDIREASCEAAMADDDMEKKGKSPLFLQR
- the PER3 gene encoding period circadian protein homolog 3 isoform X6, with protein sequence MPCSVSNRSKDTFVAVFSLLSGHIVHISEQAASILNCKKKVLDSSRFVELLVPQDVSVFYTHTDQSHLPLWNVESQTASLYEYAQVKSFFCRIRGGKDQEQETRCYPFRITPYLVHVCTSVHVDAECCCLALAEKIHSGYEAPRIPMDKRIFTTTHTPGCVFLDIDDRAVPLLGYLPQDLIGTSMLMYLHPEDRPLMIAVHRKILKFAGQPPFEHLPIRFCTQNGDYVILDTSWSSFVNPWSRKVVFIIGRHKVRTSPLNEDVFAARSKETSSVEKEIRELQGQIYKLLLQPVHSNVSSGYGSLGSNGSYEHYISIASSSDSNGNCAEEVQEPMTLQQVCADVNRIKNLGQQLYIASRSKPQNGHEQAVGSEILGGKRPTASCFLQTLRSNSTEEPSNAFYDDSKKTPHVPSYQQINCVDSIIRYLESCSIPALKRKCKSSANTSSSSSEDDKQVQQSQQEVEALEDTAVVSAVNSHTPVSADREETLPARTTAGVVGAPLAELALSSKAPSVVSVTSQCSYSSTIVHVPHPESEVTTMEDTTAGSEQIELPPVNTQCLTVVPEDLKPVGLTKETLSAHTQKEEQNYVDKFRQRILLSPFRTYLQQGSRSNNGHSCGQGDSPSKQMSPASCKKGKRGKFKRQKPQRQSSDSHSSSKNRNSLPCEKRKMQKQSFSPSEVSYLSSSSMNVLPPVGFPVHSDPLSSFPASSVGEELALHSLKPESMSSSQLCCEAQSCPALYPPNIGTFMAVFFQSFPMYAQMPQYVFLPSPQYVYAPSSYPCTTLPPVPAPAPAPSPVAPHTVGQPFPASAAASVDQREGQHGPALLPSSSRSSSPLQLNLLQEELPKPMELSISTDVKARAEAEHDNDPEDSGNSANHCASSEFADRSLYKDSRSGTGSAAPGSGSALSGSLGSGSSETSDCGTAGSGKSSKYFASNDSSEASKEEKNQEAEEKGTAHKSKHESAWVMMDHTSEQVLMTYQMPNRIKEEVLKEDLEKLALMRKQQPWFTDGQKKELAEVHAWIRTQTVPLQIGTQGCVTCDIREASCEAAMADDDMEKKGKSPLFLQR